Proteins encoded within one genomic window of Solea senegalensis isolate Sse05_10M linkage group LG11, IFAPA_SoseM_1, whole genome shotgun sequence:
- the cables2a gene encoding CDK5 and ABL1 enzyme substrate 2 isoform X2 produces the protein MATALCGVQSTGSNSKPVKNYREHRRRAKDSRRRQAALLFLTNISLDGRPLCHINDGNTEEKATEEPRLGHRDSGATVLAPPDGQAPMAQVTEPALPAVGSGSASSFPGVLSPSRPSLVTSPGPAGPAAVGANEVFLEGVTAAETPTADTPVSPMASGHQHCSRVRSTPAVPSPAATAQESRQRLRNVSGSPGPKVPKKVHFIKSMRQYDTRGCSDPKMETQRQRLSSVVTADLLPSLEGVELGAYGKTVSYAQFLYPTNALVRQKSGGVQESCGSAQTPHSRFRGNGQQKNFTQARLNNSVAQEPNAEEVTEYDPNLLSDPQWPCGRHKRVLIFASYVTTVIEYVKPSDLKKDMNDTFREKFPHIKLTLSKIRSLKREMRVVSEECGLQPVTTAMSFVYFEKLVLQGRLNKQNRKLVAAACVLLAAKISSDLRKPEVKQLIDKLEERFRINRRELIPLEFPVLVALEMGLYLPESKVMPHYRRLVQQG, from the exons ATGGCGACCGCTCTATGCGGTGTTCAGTCCACCGGCAGCAACAGTAAACCCGTGAAGAATTATCGAGAACACCGGAGGAGAGCGAAAGATTCCAGGCGGAGACAGGCAGCCCTTTTGTTCCTCACTAACATCTCCCTCGACGGACGGCCTCTGTGTCACATAAACGATGGAAATACCGAGGAGAAAGCCACCGAGGAGCCGCGGCTCGGGCATAGAGACAGCGGCGCTACGGTCCTGGCGCCGCCTGATGGCCAAGCACCGATGGCCCAGGTGACAGAGCCCGCGTTGCCCGCCGTCGGTAGCGGCTCAGCCTCCAGTTTTCCCGGGGTCCTCAGTCCAAGCCGACCTTCCTTGGTAACGTCGCCGGGACCCGCCGGGCCAGCTGCTGTCGGGGCCAACGAGGTATTTTTGGAAGGTGTCACTGCGGCCGAGACGCCAACCGCGGACACCCCCGTGTCTCCCATGGCCTCCGGCCACCAACACTGCTCCCGTGTCAGGTCCACACCCGCCGTACCGAGCCCGGCTGCTACTGCCCAGGAGTCACGGCAGAG GTTGAGGAATGTCTCCGGTTCTCCTGGACCCAAGGTGCCAAAGAAAGTACATTTCATCAAGAGTATGAGACAGTATGACACCAGAGGCTGCAG TGACCCTAAGATGGAGACTCAGAGGCAAAGGCTGTCTTCTGTGGTGACTGCAGACCTTCTGCCTTCCTTGGAAGGTGTGGAGCTGGGTGCATATGGCAAG ACGGTGTCATATGCTCAGTTCCTTTATCCGACCAATGCCTTGGTGAGGCAGAAGAGCGGTGGCGTGCAGGAGAGCTGCGGCTCAGCTCAGACCCCTCATTCACGTTTCCGTGGCAACGGGCAGCAGAAGAACTTCACCCAGGCTCGCTTGAACAACAGTGTGGCACAAGAGCCAA ATGCAGAGGAGGTGACAGAGTACGACCCGAACCTGCTCAGCGACCCTCAGTGGCCCTGCGGGAGACACAAGAGAGTTCTTATATTTGCATCATACGTG ACGACCGTTATTGAGTATGTGAAACCGTCCGACCTGAAGAAGGACATGAACGACACTTTCAGAGAGAAGTTTCCTCACATCAAGCTGACACTGAGCAAGATAAGAAG CTTGAAGAGAGAGATGCGGGTCGTGAGCGAGGAGTGCGGTCTGCAGCCCGTCACCACGGCGATGTCGTTTGTTTACTTTGAGAAGCTGGTGCTGCAGGGTCGCCTCAACAAGCAGAACAGGAAGCTGGTTGCGGCGGCGTGCGTGCTACTCGCTGCAAAGATCAGCAGTGATCTGCGGAAGCCAGAAGTCAAACAGCTCATTGAC AAGCTGGAGGAGCGTTTCCGTATAAACAGACGGGAGTTGATTCCTCTGGAGTTTCCTGTGCTGGTTGCCTTGGAGATGGGACTTTACCTACCTGAGAGCAAGGTCATGCCGCACTACCGCAGGCTGGTGCAGCAGGGGTAG
- the cables2a gene encoding CDK5 and ABL1 enzyme substrate 2 isoform X1 — translation MATALCGVQSTGSNSKPVKNYREHRRRAKDSRRRQAALLFLTNISLDGRPLCHINDGNTEEKATEEPRLGHRDSGATVLAPPDGQAPMAQVTEPALPAVGSGSASSFPGVLSPSRPSLVTSPGPAGPAAVGANEVFLEGVTAAETPTADTPVSPMASGHQHCSRVRSTPAVPSPAATAQESRQRLRNVSGSPGPKVPKKVHFIKSMRQYDTRGCRIMLICAKRSLYAAFSVLPYGESAHLSDPKMETQRQRLSSVVTADLLPSLEGVELGAYGKTVSYAQFLYPTNALVRQKSGGVQESCGSAQTPHSRFRGNGQQKNFTQARLNNSVAQEPNAEEVTEYDPNLLSDPQWPCGRHKRVLIFASYVTTVIEYVKPSDLKKDMNDTFREKFPHIKLTLSKIRSLKREMRVVSEECGLQPVTTAMSFVYFEKLVLQGRLNKQNRKLVAAACVLLAAKISSDLRKPEVKQLIDKLEERFRINRRELIPLEFPVLVALEMGLYLPESKVMPHYRRLVQQG, via the exons ATGGCGACCGCTCTATGCGGTGTTCAGTCCACCGGCAGCAACAGTAAACCCGTGAAGAATTATCGAGAACACCGGAGGAGAGCGAAAGATTCCAGGCGGAGACAGGCAGCCCTTTTGTTCCTCACTAACATCTCCCTCGACGGACGGCCTCTGTGTCACATAAACGATGGAAATACCGAGGAGAAAGCCACCGAGGAGCCGCGGCTCGGGCATAGAGACAGCGGCGCTACGGTCCTGGCGCCGCCTGATGGCCAAGCACCGATGGCCCAGGTGACAGAGCCCGCGTTGCCCGCCGTCGGTAGCGGCTCAGCCTCCAGTTTTCCCGGGGTCCTCAGTCCAAGCCGACCTTCCTTGGTAACGTCGCCGGGACCCGCCGGGCCAGCTGCTGTCGGGGCCAACGAGGTATTTTTGGAAGGTGTCACTGCGGCCGAGACGCCAACCGCGGACACCCCCGTGTCTCCCATGGCCTCCGGCCACCAACACTGCTCCCGTGTCAGGTCCACACCCGCCGTACCGAGCCCGGCTGCTACTGCCCAGGAGTCACGGCAGAG GTTGAGGAATGTCTCCGGTTCTCCTGGACCCAAGGTGCCAAAGAAAGTACATTTCATCAAGAGTATGAGACAGTATGACACCAGAGGCTGCAG GATCATGCTGATTTGTGCCAAGCGGTCGCTATATGCTGCTTTCTCAGTGCTGCCCTATGGAGAGAGTGCTCACCTCAG TGACCCTAAGATGGAGACTCAGAGGCAAAGGCTGTCTTCTGTGGTGACTGCAGACCTTCTGCCTTCCTTGGAAGGTGTGGAGCTGGGTGCATATGGCAAG ACGGTGTCATATGCTCAGTTCCTTTATCCGACCAATGCCTTGGTGAGGCAGAAGAGCGGTGGCGTGCAGGAGAGCTGCGGCTCAGCTCAGACCCCTCATTCACGTTTCCGTGGCAACGGGCAGCAGAAGAACTTCACCCAGGCTCGCTTGAACAACAGTGTGGCACAAGAGCCAA ATGCAGAGGAGGTGACAGAGTACGACCCGAACCTGCTCAGCGACCCTCAGTGGCCCTGCGGGAGACACAAGAGAGTTCTTATATTTGCATCATACGTG ACGACCGTTATTGAGTATGTGAAACCGTCCGACCTGAAGAAGGACATGAACGACACTTTCAGAGAGAAGTTTCCTCACATCAAGCTGACACTGAGCAAGATAAGAAG CTTGAAGAGAGAGATGCGGGTCGTGAGCGAGGAGTGCGGTCTGCAGCCCGTCACCACGGCGATGTCGTTTGTTTACTTTGAGAAGCTGGTGCTGCAGGGTCGCCTCAACAAGCAGAACAGGAAGCTGGTTGCGGCGGCGTGCGTGCTACTCGCTGCAAAGATCAGCAGTGATCTGCGGAAGCCAGAAGTCAAACAGCTCATTGAC AAGCTGGAGGAGCGTTTCCGTATAAACAGACGGGAGTTGATTCCTCTGGAGTTTCCTGTGCTGGTTGCCTTGGAGATGGGACTTTACCTACCTGAGAGCAAGGTCATGCCGCACTACCGCAGGCTGGTGCAGCAGGGGTAG
- the LOC122777456 gene encoding proteasomal ubiquitin receptor ADRM1-like, with protein MASGALFPSMVSGSRGSSSKYLVEFRAGKMTMKGSTVTPDKRKGQVYIQQTDDSLIHFCWKDRTTGNVDDDLIIFPDDCEFKRVNQCTTGRVYVLKFKAGSKRLFFWMQEPKSDKDEEFCRKVNEYLNNPPMPGALGSGSSGGHDLSALGGEGGLQSLLGNMSHNQLMQLIGPTGLGGIGGLGTLAGPGLANLLGSSSSSSSSIPAASNSSTSPSTAVTPTSTSAASRLSSSQVPTTPITPSATSAASPTATTPSTPAVTSLTAGTPNPTQPIQLRDLQSILATMNVPASSQGVDLASVLTPEIMAPILANPEVQQRLMPYLPSGESLLQSSEELHNTLSSPQFQQAMSMFSSALASGQLGPLMNQFGLPAEAVDAANKGDVEAFAKAMETETKSDQDGDSKDKKDDDEDMSLD; from the exons ATGGCCTCTGGAGCTTTGTTCCCCAGCATGGTGTCTGGCTCTCGCGGCTCGTCCAGCAAGTACCTGGTGGAGTTTCGGGCGGGTAAGATGACCATGAAGGGCAGCACGGTCACCCCCGACAAACGTAAAGGTCAGGTCTACATCCAGCAGACGGATGACTCCCTCATCCACTTCTGCTGGAAGGATCGGACGACTGGGAACGTGGATGAT GACCTGATCATCTTCCCTGATGACTGTGAGTTCAAGCGTGTGAACCAGTGCACCACTGGACGAGTTTATGTGCTGAAGTTCAAAGCTGGTTCCAAAAGACTCTTCTTCTGGATGCAG GAGCCAAAGAGTGACAAGGATGAGGAGTTCTGCCGCAAAGTGAACGAGTATCTGAACAACCCGCCGATGCCTGGTGCTCTCGGTAGCGGCAGCAGTGGAGGACACGATCTGTCTGCTCTGGGAG GGGAGGGTGGTCTGCAAAGCCTTCTGGGTAACATGAGCCACAACCAGCTCATGCAGCTCATTGGACCAACTGGACTGGGCGGCATTG GTGGCCTCGGCACGCTGGCCGGTCCAGGCCTGGCCAACCTcctgggcagcagcagcagcagtagcagcagcattCCTGCAGCCAGCAACTCCTCAACAAG cCCGTCCACAGCCGTCACCCCCACCTCGACCTCTGCTGCCAGCCGCCTCAGCTCCTCCCAGGTGCCCACCACACCCATCACTCCCTCTGCCACCTCGGCAGCCTCACCCACAGCCACCACCCCCTCCACTCCTGCCGTGACGTCTCTGACAGCGGGGACACCAAACCCCACACAGCCCATCCAGCTGAGAGACCTGCAGAGCATCCTGGCCACCATGAACGTGCCGGCCAGCAGCCAAGGAG TGGACCTCGCCAGTGTCCTGACACCTGAGATCATGGCTCCCATCCTGGCCAACCCTGAGGTGCAGCAGAGACTGATGCCCTACCTCCCCTCTGGAGAGTCGCTGCTTCAGAGCTCAGAGGAGCTGCACAACACACTCAGCTCACCTCAGTTCCAGCAG GCCATGAGCATGTTCAGCAGCGCTCTGGCGTCTGGGCAGTTGGGACCTTTAATGAACCAGTTTGGTTTGCCTGCAGAGGCCGTGGATGCTGCCAACAAAGGAG atgtGGAGGCTTTTGCCAAAGCCATGGAGACGGAGACAAAGTCGGACCAGGACGGAGACTCCAAAGACAAGAAAGACGACGATGAAGACATGAGTTTGGACTGA